One segment of Megachile rotundata isolate GNS110a chromosome 4, iyMegRotu1, whole genome shotgun sequence DNA contains the following:
- the Tert gene encoding telomerase reverse transcriptase isoform X3: protein MDNITAENAKEVFGTHFQQYCLDHQIILTKNKCGAFMVPNIGALKQCLQFLDELKLKLHCKLKKMQTSSPIDLNYENQYHNGQRICKQYKFCTKKKQIVCEEITNTHPNYFTNLALKIYLYDSSQILPSYTCRSIPIQCILDTSKSGNEIYEFIINTIKSDVIITDYEASIPAMSALLEEFKKRHKKFHYFSILKHIISKQKLNQKSKCEYEINMKQMKLFFDLVFAKVVPLNIFGKLRNIKKMKKALFHLLNTPRFKTLDLSLYINKLDIFSIKWAQNIKSIKVKWLIIAIFVKWFFTEFLIKILHIYFHVTVPNNSNKRLYIARSDWCKINTKFINHKKYSNALQPDIKCNDWNPSIGIYKSHPKHSTVRPIFVAQYKNNNEEKHLHVLHKFLRQLHITEYGLNTFEEQWRSIIQTKSLLKNEKMYLISCDVMDAFGSIVQGKLYDIIRLLCDKLPEDLILRYYIVKSRRAMNDIVCYKQYICDSHLQLPFAPATLYVRTNHTQRIKKSWLLDKIYKYIFYQRVCDNIKKIKLQEKHYIIGKGIAQGAMLSPILSDIYFDFILRKEMTMYLKTGKIIKYVDDILFVTENEVSAKQFLQLTVKGIPQYNCRFKKFKLQTNVSNDQNTVVDHIVYIGYKINCNTLEVEPNISNTNLRYSIFSSKQTSDPLKFLKLRLSNFSTLRLSKTVLDNKINSKTTIKSILKKIFLLQAKRACLLIKELFNDVQKYAQSIFKIIRSNNKKIARYIIVVFLKFEENMQESCIREWNQEILCMLWTSYMNVFVKDKILRRNFLKIRRK, encoded by the exons ATGGATAATATTACTGCGGAAAACGCGAAAGAAGTTTTTGGCACACATTTTCAAca aTACTGTTTAGATCATCAAATAATACTTACAAAAAATAAGTGTGGTGCTTTTATGGTACCTAATATTGGTGCCTTGAAACAATGTTTACAATTTCTTGATGAACTTAAACTGAAATTACATTGTAAACTGAAAAAAATGCAGACTTCATCCCCAATtgatttaaattatgaaaatcaGTATCACAATGGACAAA GGATATGTAAGCAATACAAGTTTTGCACAAAAAAGAAACAGATAGTTTGTGAAGAAATTACAAACACACAtcctaattattttacaaatttagcattgaaaatttatttatatgattcATCTCAAATTTTACCCAGTTATACGTGCCGCTCAATTCCAATACAATGTATTTTGGATACTTCCAAGAGCGGAaatgaaatatatgaatttatcaTAAACACGATTAAAAGTGATGTCATTATTACTGATTATGAAGCTTCTATTCCAGCAATGTCAGCACTTttggaagaatttaaaaaacgacataaaaaatttcattattttagcaTATTAAAACACATAATTTCTAAACAAAAACTTAATCAGAAATCAAAATGtgaatatgaaattaatatgAAGCAAATGAAACTATTTTTTGACCTTGTATTTGCTAAAGTAGTCCCACTaaatatatttggaaaattaagaaatattaagaaaatgAAGAAAGCTCTTTTTCATCTACTAAATACACCACGATTTAAAACTTTAGATTTGTCGttatatattaacaaattagAT atTTTTAGCATAAAGTGGGCACAAAACATTAAAAGCATAAAAGTAAAATGGCTTATTATTGCCATATTTGTGAAGTGGTTTTTTACtgaatttcttataaaaatattgcatatttattttCACGTAACAGTTCCAAACAACAGTAATAAAAGATTATACATAGCACGTTCAGATTGgtgtaaaattaatacaaaatttattaatcataagAAATATTCAAATGCTTTACAACCAGACATTAAATGTAATGACTGGAACCCATCAATTGGAATATATAAATCACATCCTAAGCATTCCACTGTACGACCTATATTTGTAGCACA atataaaaataataatgaagagAAACATTTACATGTACTACATAAATTTCTAAGGCAGTTACATATCACAGAATATGGATTAAATACTTTTGAAGAGCAATGGAGATCAATAATTCAAACGAAGTctcttttaaaaaatgaaaagatgtATCTTATATCTTGTGATGTAATGGATGCTTTTGGTTCCATAGTACAAG GAAAATTATATGATATCATACGATTGCTTTGTGATAAACTTCCTGAAGATTTAATACTCAGATATTATATAGTAAAAAGCAGAAGAGCTATGAATGATATTGTATGTTATAAACAGTATATTTGTGATTCACATTTGCAATTACCATTCGCACCTGCTACATTGTATGTGCGCACAAATCACACTCAGCGGATAAAAAAAAGTTGGTTAttagacaaaatttataaatatatattttatcaaagggtgtgtgataatataaaaaaa ATAAAACTGCAAGAAAAGCATTATATTATAGGGAAAGGAATTGCTCAAGGTGCAATGTTGTCACCTATTTTATCAgatatatattttgattttatattaCGCAAAGAAATGACAATGTATCTAAAGACTggcaaaattatcaaatatgtggatgatattttatttgtaactgAAAATGAAGTTTCTGCAAAACA GTTTTTACAGTTAACAGTAAAAGGAATACCACAATATAATTgtcgatttaaaaaattcaaattacaaaCTAATGTTTCTAATGATCAAAATACAGTTGTGGATCATATTGTTTACAttggttataaaattaattgtaatactTTAGAGGTAGAACCTAATATTTCAAACACAAATTTACgttattcaatattttcttcCAAACAAACTTCAGATCCTTTGAA atttctaaagTTAAGATTATCTAATTTTTCAACTCTAAGATTATCAAAAACTGTCttagataataaaattaattctaaaaCAACCATTAAATCAATattgaagaaaatatttttattacaagcaAAACGTGCTTGCcttttaataaaagaattattCAATGATGTGCAAAAATATGCTCagagtatatttaaaattattcgaagtaataataagaaaattgcaaGATATATTATAGTAGTTTTTCTAAAAT ttgaaGAAAACATGCAGGAATCATGTATTCGTGAATGGAACCAAGAAATTCTTTGTATGTTGTGGACATCTTACATGAATGTTTTTGTGAAGGATAAAATTTTACGaagaaattttttgaaaatacgAAGGAAGTAA
- the Tert gene encoding telomerase reverse transcriptase isoform X1: MDNITAENAKEVFGTHFQQYCLDHQIILTKNKCGAFMVPNIGALKQCLQFLDELKLKLHCKLKKMQTSSPIDLNYENQYHNGQSMSICNCCLKYLVYIIDAIILGICKQYKFCTKKKQIVCEEITNTHPNYFTNLALKIYLYDSSQILPSYTCRSIPIQCILDTSKSGNEIYEFIINTIKSDVIITDYEASIPAMSALLEEFKKRHKKFHYFSILKHIISKQKLNQKSKCEYEINMKQMKLFFDLVFAKVVPLNIFGKLRNIKKMKKALFHLLNTPRFKTLDLSLYINKLDIFSIKWAQNIKSIKVKWLIIAIFVKWFFTEFLIKILHIYFHVTVPNNSNKRLYIARSDWCKINTKFINHKKYSNALQPDIKCNDWNPSIGIYKSHPKHSTVRPIFVAQYKNNNEEKHLHVLHKFLRQLHITEYGLNTFEEQWRSIIQTKSLLKNEKMYLISCDVMDAFGSIVQGKLYDIIRLLCDKLPEDLILRYYIVKSRRAMNDIVCYKQYICDSHLQLPFAPATLYVRTNHTQRIKKSWLLDKIYKYIFYQRVCDNIKKIKLQEKHYIIGKGIAQGAMLSPILSDIYFDFILRKEMTMYLKTGKIIKYVDDILFVTENEVSAKQFLQLTVKGIPQYNCRFKKFKLQTNVSNDQNTVVDHIVYIGYKINCNTLEVEPNISNTNLRYSIFSSKQTSDPLKFLKLRLSNFSTLRLSKTVLDNKINSKTTIKSILKKIFLLQAKRACLLIKELFNDVQKYAQSIFKIIRSNNKKIARYIIVVFLKFEENMQESCIREWNQEILCMLWTSYMNVFVKDKILRRNFLKIRRK; the protein is encoded by the exons ATGGATAATATTACTGCGGAAAACGCGAAAGAAGTTTTTGGCACACATTTTCAAca aTACTGTTTAGATCATCAAATAATACTTACAAAAAATAAGTGTGGTGCTTTTATGGTACCTAATATTGGTGCCTTGAAACAATGTTTACAATTTCTTGATGAACTTAAACTGAAATTACATTGTAAACTGAAAAAAATGCAGACTTCATCCCCAATtgatttaaattatgaaaatcaGTATCACAATGGACAAAGTATGTCAATTTGTAActgttgtttaaaatatttagtttatATCATTGATGCTATTATTTTAGGGATATGTAAGCAATACAAGTTTTGCACAAAAAAGAAACAGATAGTTTGTGAAGAAATTACAAACACACAtcctaattattttacaaatttagcattgaaaatttatttatatgattcATCTCAAATTTTACCCAGTTATACGTGCCGCTCAATTCCAATACAATGTATTTTGGATACTTCCAAGAGCGGAaatgaaatatatgaatttatcaTAAACACGATTAAAAGTGATGTCATTATTACTGATTATGAAGCTTCTATTCCAGCAATGTCAGCACTTttggaagaatttaaaaaacgacataaaaaatttcattattttagcaTATTAAAACACATAATTTCTAAACAAAAACTTAATCAGAAATCAAAATGtgaatatgaaattaatatgAAGCAAATGAAACTATTTTTTGACCTTGTATTTGCTAAAGTAGTCCCACTaaatatatttggaaaattaagaaatattaagaaaatgAAGAAAGCTCTTTTTCATCTACTAAATACACCACGATTTAAAACTTTAGATTTGTCGttatatattaacaaattagAT atTTTTAGCATAAAGTGGGCACAAAACATTAAAAGCATAAAAGTAAAATGGCTTATTATTGCCATATTTGTGAAGTGGTTTTTTACtgaatttcttataaaaatattgcatatttattttCACGTAACAGTTCCAAACAACAGTAATAAAAGATTATACATAGCACGTTCAGATTGgtgtaaaattaatacaaaatttattaatcataagAAATATTCAAATGCTTTACAACCAGACATTAAATGTAATGACTGGAACCCATCAATTGGAATATATAAATCACATCCTAAGCATTCCACTGTACGACCTATATTTGTAGCACA atataaaaataataatgaagagAAACATTTACATGTACTACATAAATTTCTAAGGCAGTTACATATCACAGAATATGGATTAAATACTTTTGAAGAGCAATGGAGATCAATAATTCAAACGAAGTctcttttaaaaaatgaaaagatgtATCTTATATCTTGTGATGTAATGGATGCTTTTGGTTCCATAGTACAAG GAAAATTATATGATATCATACGATTGCTTTGTGATAAACTTCCTGAAGATTTAATACTCAGATATTATATAGTAAAAAGCAGAAGAGCTATGAATGATATTGTATGTTATAAACAGTATATTTGTGATTCACATTTGCAATTACCATTCGCACCTGCTACATTGTATGTGCGCACAAATCACACTCAGCGGATAAAAAAAAGTTGGTTAttagacaaaatttataaatatatattttatcaaagggtgtgtgataatataaaaaaa ATAAAACTGCAAGAAAAGCATTATATTATAGGGAAAGGAATTGCTCAAGGTGCAATGTTGTCACCTATTTTATCAgatatatattttgattttatattaCGCAAAGAAATGACAATGTATCTAAAGACTggcaaaattatcaaatatgtggatgatattttatttgtaactgAAAATGAAGTTTCTGCAAAACA GTTTTTACAGTTAACAGTAAAAGGAATACCACAATATAATTgtcgatttaaaaaattcaaattacaaaCTAATGTTTCTAATGATCAAAATACAGTTGTGGATCATATTGTTTACAttggttataaaattaattgtaatactTTAGAGGTAGAACCTAATATTTCAAACACAAATTTACgttattcaatattttcttcCAAACAAACTTCAGATCCTTTGAA atttctaaagTTAAGATTATCTAATTTTTCAACTCTAAGATTATCAAAAACTGTCttagataataaaattaattctaaaaCAACCATTAAATCAATattgaagaaaatatttttattacaagcaAAACGTGCTTGCcttttaataaaagaattattCAATGATGTGCAAAAATATGCTCagagtatatttaaaattattcgaagtaataataagaaaattgcaaGATATATTATAGTAGTTTTTCTAAAAT ttgaaGAAAACATGCAGGAATCATGTATTCGTGAATGGAACCAAGAAATTCTTTGTATGTTGTGGACATCTTACATGAATGTTTTTGTGAAGGATAAAATTTTACGaagaaattttttgaaaatacgAAGGAAGTAA
- the Tert gene encoding telomerase reverse transcriptase isoform X2 — MDNITAENAKEVFGTHFQQYCLDHQIILTKNKCGAFMVPNIGALKQCLQFLDELKLKLHCKLKKMQTSSPIDLNYENQYHNGQSMSICNCCLKYLVYIIDAIILGICKQYKFCTKKKQIVCEEITNTHPNYFTNLALKIYLYDSSQILPSYTCRSIPIQCILDTSKSGNEIYEFIINTIKSDVIITDYEASIPAMSALLEEFKKRHKKFHYFSILKHIISKQKLNQKSKCEYEINMKQMKLFFDLVFAKVVPLNIFGKLRNIKKMKKALFHLLNTPRFKTLDLSLYINKLDIFSIKWAQNIKSIKVKWLIIAIFVKWFFTEFLIKILHIYFHVTVPNNSNKRLYIARSDWCKINTKFINHKKYSNALQPDIKCNDWNPSIGIYKSHPKHSTVRPIFVAQYKNNNEEKHLHVLHKFLRQLHITEYGLNTFEEQWRSIIQTKSLLKNEKMYLISCDVMDAFGSIVQGKLYDIIRLLCDKLPEDLILRYYIVKSRRAMNDIVCYKQYICDSHLQLPFAPATLYVRTNHTQRIKKSWLLDKIYKYIFYQRIKLQEKHYIIGKGIAQGAMLSPILSDIYFDFILRKEMTMYLKTGKIIKYVDDILFVTENEVSAKQFLQLTVKGIPQYNCRFKKFKLQTNVSNDQNTVVDHIVYIGYKINCNTLEVEPNISNTNLRYSIFSSKQTSDPLKFLKLRLSNFSTLRLSKTVLDNKINSKTTIKSILKKIFLLQAKRACLLIKELFNDVQKYAQSIFKIIRSNNKKIARYIIVVFLKFEENMQESCIREWNQEILCMLWTSYMNVFVKDKILRRNFLKIRRK, encoded by the exons ATGGATAATATTACTGCGGAAAACGCGAAAGAAGTTTTTGGCACACATTTTCAAca aTACTGTTTAGATCATCAAATAATACTTACAAAAAATAAGTGTGGTGCTTTTATGGTACCTAATATTGGTGCCTTGAAACAATGTTTACAATTTCTTGATGAACTTAAACTGAAATTACATTGTAAACTGAAAAAAATGCAGACTTCATCCCCAATtgatttaaattatgaaaatcaGTATCACAATGGACAAAGTATGTCAATTTGTAActgttgtttaaaatatttagtttatATCATTGATGCTATTATTTTAGGGATATGTAAGCAATACAAGTTTTGCACAAAAAAGAAACAGATAGTTTGTGAAGAAATTACAAACACACAtcctaattattttacaaatttagcattgaaaatttatttatatgattcATCTCAAATTTTACCCAGTTATACGTGCCGCTCAATTCCAATACAATGTATTTTGGATACTTCCAAGAGCGGAaatgaaatatatgaatttatcaTAAACACGATTAAAAGTGATGTCATTATTACTGATTATGAAGCTTCTATTCCAGCAATGTCAGCACTTttggaagaatttaaaaaacgacataaaaaatttcattattttagcaTATTAAAACACATAATTTCTAAACAAAAACTTAATCAGAAATCAAAATGtgaatatgaaattaatatgAAGCAAATGAAACTATTTTTTGACCTTGTATTTGCTAAAGTAGTCCCACTaaatatatttggaaaattaagaaatattaagaaaatgAAGAAAGCTCTTTTTCATCTACTAAATACACCACGATTTAAAACTTTAGATTTGTCGttatatattaacaaattagAT atTTTTAGCATAAAGTGGGCACAAAACATTAAAAGCATAAAAGTAAAATGGCTTATTATTGCCATATTTGTGAAGTGGTTTTTTACtgaatttcttataaaaatattgcatatttattttCACGTAACAGTTCCAAACAACAGTAATAAAAGATTATACATAGCACGTTCAGATTGgtgtaaaattaatacaaaatttattaatcataagAAATATTCAAATGCTTTACAACCAGACATTAAATGTAATGACTGGAACCCATCAATTGGAATATATAAATCACATCCTAAGCATTCCACTGTACGACCTATATTTGTAGCACA atataaaaataataatgaagagAAACATTTACATGTACTACATAAATTTCTAAGGCAGTTACATATCACAGAATATGGATTAAATACTTTTGAAGAGCAATGGAGATCAATAATTCAAACGAAGTctcttttaaaaaatgaaaagatgtATCTTATATCTTGTGATGTAATGGATGCTTTTGGTTCCATAGTACAAG GAAAATTATATGATATCATACGATTGCTTTGTGATAAACTTCCTGAAGATTTAATACTCAGATATTATATAGTAAAAAGCAGAAGAGCTATGAATGATATTGTATGTTATAAACAGTATATTTGTGATTCACATTTGCAATTACCATTCGCACCTGCTACATTGTATGTGCGCACAAATCACACTCAGCGGATAAAAAAAAGTTGGTTAttagacaaaatttataaatatatattttatcaaagg ATAAAACTGCAAGAAAAGCATTATATTATAGGGAAAGGAATTGCTCAAGGTGCAATGTTGTCACCTATTTTATCAgatatatattttgattttatattaCGCAAAGAAATGACAATGTATCTAAAGACTggcaaaattatcaaatatgtggatgatattttatttgtaactgAAAATGAAGTTTCTGCAAAACA GTTTTTACAGTTAACAGTAAAAGGAATACCACAATATAATTgtcgatttaaaaaattcaaattacaaaCTAATGTTTCTAATGATCAAAATACAGTTGTGGATCATATTGTTTACAttggttataaaattaattgtaatactTTAGAGGTAGAACCTAATATTTCAAACACAAATTTACgttattcaatattttcttcCAAACAAACTTCAGATCCTTTGAA atttctaaagTTAAGATTATCTAATTTTTCAACTCTAAGATTATCAAAAACTGTCttagataataaaattaattctaaaaCAACCATTAAATCAATattgaagaaaatatttttattacaagcaAAACGTGCTTGCcttttaataaaagaattattCAATGATGTGCAAAAATATGCTCagagtatatttaaaattattcgaagtaataataagaaaattgcaaGATATATTATAGTAGTTTTTCTAAAAT ttgaaGAAAACATGCAGGAATCATGTATTCGTGAATGGAACCAAGAAATTCTTTGTATGTTGTGGACATCTTACATGAATGTTTTTGTGAAGGATAAAATTTTACGaagaaattttttgaaaatacgAAGGAAGTAA